The Penicillium digitatum chromosome 6, complete sequence genome contains the following window.
CTTCAGACATGTCTGTTCACAGAAACGACTCCTCCGCTGGTCATGAATGAGACTTACCTAAGCGGCTCTCAAAATCCGGCAGAGGCCGAGCCAATCACGGCCCATTGAAGTAGTCTATCTGTAGAGAGTGCCCCACAGCAGTTGTGCTGTCAGGTACTTGGGCTTTTGTAACCACTAGGCCATGTCATTTCTTTTCCAATCTTGAATTTGGACTTTCCCCTCCGGGGTTAGACTAGTGGTACTAGCTTCCAGATAGAAATCAGCAATTAATCAGCTATAAATACCCGAGCCATGTGTGTTGCCCAAGAACAGTATGGTGAGGAATTGGAGAAACATTAAGGAAGCAAGAGGGAAACGAGGGCGAAAAAGACCAACTCTTTTCTTTGGGGTTGCCGTTCGTTACTTTCTAAATTCCAAGGGCCAACTAGGTGTTACACCACTGGTCGACATGACGTTCTggcaagggaaaaaagagCTTTGGTGGAGGAGAAATTTTGGTTATTTAGTGATAGGGAATGATTCATGTTACGATGTAGCTTTTTAAATATTCAAAAGAATAGATCTGTATTCTTTTATCTATGGCCATAGCTGAATGATGACCGGAAAAAATGCATGTATGATGGGCTCCTCCTGTCTCACCAGATGCCAAATGAGATTCAGCCGCTTCGCTTCAGCCAGCGTATTGAAGAGGAAGCGTAGTTCGGTTTCACCAGCGCACGTCTTACTATCAGCTACATCATCTATGTATTGCTATGGAGCTTTGTAAACGTGGGAGGTACAAGTCCAAGTTGCAAAGCCTGCAAAGCCATTGCTTGATTGGGTAGCAGTGGCTGGGCCGTCGAGGCAATTTAGTGCCAAAATGGGACACCTCCAATTGATATGCTGTTCAAACGGACGTTTAACCAAGTTGAAAAGTAGCTTTCCACCCGAGGGATAGATGTGTATTGACTAAAGGACGTTCATTCAATGCATCTACTCCGTGTTCCGATCCCAAGGACACGGGAGGGACTCGTCAACAGGAAATGGTTCTCGTTGGCCAAAAGGTAAAACGAATGGCTCCGGTGGCCATTGTGTCGACTGATATGGGACTTTCCAGCTATGCGATCCCGATCCGACGTGTTTGAATTCCTCCAAACCCGGCAATTTGACCTTCGCCGCCGTGTTGGGCGGAATTCGAACCTCAACCCAAATGCTCTCCTCCTGCATTTCGGAATCTTGTGTAATCTTCCACCTAACTCTATAGATTCCATATCCGCTGAGATATTCACCCTCGGCCCATTTCAAACCACCTCCGGGAGTAGGTTCGATTGTGATGGTTTTCCAGCCAGCTTCCTCAATGCGGAATCCGAGGATGAAACCATGCATCCAGCTTGCGACGGCTCCCAACGCGTAGTGATTGAAACTTGTCATTTCTCCCGGATTGATTGCGCCATTGGGCAACATACTATCCCAACGCTCCCACACGGTAGTGGCTCCCATGGTTACCGGATATAGCCAGCTTGGATTTTTCCGGGAGAGGAGCATACGGTAGAACACATCCGTCAGTCCGACTTTGGACAAAGCGTGGCCGATATATGGAGTACCAGCAAATCCTGTGCCAATCTTGTACCGACTTTCCAGTATAATTCTAGACAGGTAGCGCGCAGCGTGTTGTTCTTGCTCTTCAGATGGTATCAAATTAAACTGGATCGCAAGCGCGAACGCGGTTTGGGTGCAATTTGCCACGAGGCCAGCCGGGGTGATGTACTCGTGACAGAAGGCAGATCGAATCTTCTCCAATGCCACCGTGTATGCCTGAACATCTTCCTTCTCGCCTAAGATCTCACTGATGCTCTTCATCAATGTGGTTATATGAGCGAGGAACGTATCCGAAACGAAGGTTGGATCTGTGGTTGCTTTTCCACAGTCATCAGAAGGAGCAGCGGGATCGAGCCAGTCTCCAAGTTTCCATTCGGAGATATAGTTCCACAATCGGTTTTCACGGCGTGGAATGACATCCAACCAGGCTTTCATACTTGAATACTGTCGAGCTAGGAACTGTGAGTCACCGGTGGCTCGATACAAGGACCATGGAAGCATCACGGAGACGTCTCCCCAGATTGCATGTGCATCTTGATCAAAGCCTTCGAACACGCTTGGAACCACTAGCGGTACAATCCCTCCGGCCCTCCGCTGTTCATACCGGAGGTCATCCAGCCAAGTCTTTAGGATTCCTCCAGTCCGGTAGAGATAGTTCCCGGCATCAGCAAAGACATTAATGTCACCGGTCCAACCTAGTCGTTCGTCTCGCTGCGGACAGTCGGTTGGTATCCCAACGAAGTTTCCTCGCATCGACCAGGTGATATTCTCGTGAAGTCTGTTGAGCAGAGGATTCGAGCATGAAAAGGACCCTGTTTTCTTCATGTCTGTATGCACCACAATTCCCTTCACGGAATCCGTGGTCAGGGTACCTGGCCAGTTATCTACTCCCACATAGCGGAAGCCATGATACGTGAAGTCTGGTTCCCATTCGAGGGTGCCTTGACCATCCAAGATTACAGTATCTCGGGCCTTCGCATTCCGCAACGTGCGGGTGGCGCATTCTCCATCTTCAAGGACTTCAGCGAATTGGAGCTGGATTTGGTGTCCAGCGGTACCTCCAGAGACCTTGATTCGAAGCCAGCCCACTATATTTTGCCCCATGTCAATAATAGACTGACCGGATGGACTTTTCAGGATTCCAATCGGTTGAATCTCTTGGGTGCGCCTTATCGGTGGACCATCCGGGGATTCAAGACGGTCGGTTATTGGTTTGCAGGCGACACTCCCCCATTGGGTTAGTTGCGACAATGACTGGGTTGCATCGAAGACTTCACCGTCATAAATCTCTGCAGAAAGTGTCGGTCCATATCCCCATTGCCATCCGCTGTCTGTTCCCAGCAAAATCGGGTCACCTTCCTCGCACTCGACTCGCAGGAGAGCGACTAGTCCAAGGGTAGAGCCATAGAGATTCGTCTTCCCAGCGCCCCAGCCAAGGCGCCCACAATACCAACCTGGGGCAACGGTGACATGAAGCGTGTTGAGGCCGTGATCCACAAGCGAGGAAACATCATATGTTTGATATGTGAGCCGGTTCGTGTAGTTGGTCCACCCTGGTGACAGCACGTGGTCACCAATCGAGCTTCCATTCAGTTTAGCAGCGTAAATGCCATGAGCAGTGACATAAAGACGAGCGCGACGGATAGGTTTCTGAAGAGAGAATTCTCGCCTGAAGACTATCGGCCGATTAAACCCTTCCGTCTGCTCTATAGTCTCAGCTTCAATCAGATGGCACTGCCAGTCATCCTGATTGAGCAGGCCAGTTTCCACTCTTGCTACGTCAGACCATTCTGTCGCGTTGCCATTCTTATCCGAAGCGCGAACCCGAACGAGGGCAACTTCCATGGACAACAAGGGCGTTGTAGGCCATAAAATAAACAGACATTGGTCTGAGTCAGAGTCAAAGGTTTTTGTGACCCCATGGCGTGAAATCTCAATGGTGTAAGACTGTTGTGTCCAGCTCTGATCTTCTCCCGAGTAACTCCATGAGATGCGAGGGCGATCTTCTCCTATACCAATCTCCTTTGCTTCATGATACTCGAAGCGAACATCAACGACATTTGGCATTGTGAAATGGTCAGTTGAATAGACCAGAGCTTCCATGTAGGTTGGAAAGAATACCCCCACAACGTACCAAATTTAGCGGACAGTGCGGGGCTGTTGTTGGCAACGGGGCAATGCCACGGTGGAAAATTTTGAGACACGGCCTGATGATCCACCCATCTCTACAAATCCCATCGATCGGAGGATTTGAGCAGGAGAAGAAATCTGTTTTTCCACGTCCCTATGGACCAATTCCCTTCACGGAAGCCGTGGTACGTCGCCAGATGCGCGTCAGGGAAAATCCCCATTGGAGCATGTCGTTGACTCCGATTATTGCGATAGACGTTTAAATTGGATAGTTTCGCATCCTAAGTAAGTCACGATACCTTTTCGCTCGGAAAAGcgctagtttttttttgtcggTGCCGTCGTACAAGACTTCACTCAGAACTGTTGCTTTGCAAGGATTCATCGTTTCAAGTTATTTATGTTCGCGTACTAAAGACTCAGAGTCAGTCTAGGTTGACTTCGATCTAATTTAACTCGAGTGATCAGTCCATCGCGTGATTTTCAAGAGCCTCGCTGGTTACTTACTCTCCAGATTTCCAACAAGGTCAAGCGCATTATGAACAAGTTCCGAAAATTAAGACCTCTAGATTGGTTGAACAAGGGCCAATCTGTTTTAATTTCTATTGAGTATTTGAAGTTCGATCCGAGCCAGTTTCGTGCCATAGAAGGCGATCGAAGATCATCACTGACGAGCAGAGTATAGAGATGAACACATGGGCTGATCACAGCGATAAGCTCTCGTAGATGAACCAATTGAAATCGCAATTTTCGATGTCTGTGCTATGCTGTAAAATTTTGGAGATTGTGTTTGTACTTCCTTTGTATTAGGTGGCTTCTTGTGTGCGCTTTGTAGTGTATTGATCCCCGTGTGAGTCGAGTAAAGGGGAAAGGAGCACCTGGTGGAAATGGTGGCAGCTAATGTGCATTGCTAGGAAAGTCCTCCCTAGCCGTTGCGGAACAGAGGAGACAATGTTTTCTGTGTTGTGCGTTAGACTCGGGGGCATTATTGCCTCCC
Protein-coding sequences here:
- a CDS encoding Alpha-L-rhamnosidase A; its protein translation is MPNVVDVRFEYHEAKEIGIGEDRPRISWSYSGEDQSWTQQSYTIEISRHGVTKTFDSDSDQCLFILWPTTPLLSMEVALVRVRASDKNGNATEWSDVARVETGLLNQDDWQCHLIEAETIEQTEGFNRPIVFRREFSLQKPIRRARLYVTAHGIYAAKLNGSSIGDHVLSPGWTNYTNRLTYQTYDVSSLVDHGLNTLHVTVAPGWYCGRLGWGAGKTNLYGSTLGLVALLRVECEEGDPILLGTDSGWQWGYGPTLSAEIYDGEVFDATQSLSQLTQWGSVACKPITDRLESPDGPPIRRTQEIQPIGILKSPSGQSIIDMGQNIVGWLRIKVSGGTAGHQIQLQFAEVLEDGECATRTLRNAKARDTVILDGQGTLEWEPDFTYHGFRYVGVDNWPGTLTTDSVKGIVVHTDMKKTGSFSCSNPLLNRLHENITWSMRGNFVGIPTDCPQRDERLGWTGDINVFADAGNYLYRTGGILKTWLDDLRYEQRRAGGIVPLVVPSVFEGFDQDAHAIWGDVSVMLPWSLYRATGDSQFLARQYSSMKAWLDVIPRRENRLWNYISEWKLGDWLDPAAPSDDCGKATTDPTFVSDTFLAHITTLMKSISEILGEKEDVQAYTVALEKIRSAFCHEYITPAGLVANCTQTAFALAIQFNLIPSEEQEQHAARYLSRIILESRYKIGTGFAGTPYIGHALSKVGLTDVFYRMLLSRKNPSWLYPVTMGATTVWERWDSMLPNGAINPGEMTSFNHYALGAVASWMHGFILGFRIEEAGWKTITIEPTPGGGLKWAEGEYLSGYGIYRVRWKITQDSEMQEESIWVEVRIPPNTAAKVKLPGLEEFKHVGSGSHSWKVPYQSTQWPPEPFVLPFGQREPFPVDESLPCPWDRNTE